One Synechococcus sp. CC9605 genomic window carries:
- the ureC gene encoding urease subunit alpha: protein MPYRISRQAYAETYGPTTGDRIRLADTDLILEVEKDYTVYGDEVKFGGGKVIRDGMGQSQTPRAEGAVDTVITNALILDWWGIVKADVGLKDGRIVGIGKAGNPDTQEGVTIVVGPGTEAIAGEGHILTAGGIDTHIHFICPQQIETALASGVTTLMGGGTGPATGTNATTCTPGAFHIGRMLQAAEGLPVNLGFFGKGNASTPEALEEQVRAGACGLKLHEDWGTTPATIDACLSVADRMDVQVCIHTDTLNEAGFVEDTIAAIKGRTIHTFHTEGAGGGHAPDIIKICGEANVLPSSTNPTRPYTRNTLEEHLDMLMVCHHLDPKIPEDVAFAESRIRRETIAAEDILHDLGSFSIIASDSQAMGRVGEVITRTFQTAHKMKVQRGALPEDSARNDNHRLKRYIAKVTINPALAHGISSEVGSIETGKLADLVLWKPGFFGIRPELVVKGGSIVWAQMGDANASIPTPGPVHGRPMFGAFGKALAPSCLTFVSEAAMDADIQRQLGLERTCMAVRDTRSVGKSALKLNSALPKVSVDPQTYEVFADGELLTCEPAEVLPLAQRYLLL from the coding sequence ATGCCCTACCGCATCTCCCGCCAGGCCTACGCCGAGACCTACGGACCCACCACCGGCGACCGGATTCGCCTGGCCGACACCGATCTGATCCTGGAAGTCGAGAAGGACTACACCGTCTACGGCGATGAGGTGAAGTTCGGCGGCGGCAAGGTGATCCGCGACGGCATGGGGCAATCCCAGACCCCTCGAGCTGAGGGCGCCGTCGACACGGTGATCACCAATGCCCTGATCCTCGACTGGTGGGGCATCGTCAAAGCTGATGTCGGCCTCAAAGACGGCCGCATCGTGGGCATCGGCAAAGCCGGCAACCCCGACACCCAGGAAGGGGTGACGATCGTGGTGGGCCCCGGCACGGAAGCCATCGCCGGGGAGGGCCACATCCTCACGGCCGGCGGCATCGACACCCACATCCACTTCATCTGCCCCCAGCAGATCGAAACGGCCCTGGCCAGCGGCGTCACCACCCTGATGGGGGGCGGCACCGGACCGGCCACTGGCACCAATGCCACCACCTGCACCCCCGGCGCCTTCCACATCGGGCGGATGCTCCAGGCGGCTGAAGGCCTGCCGGTGAACCTGGGCTTTTTCGGCAAGGGCAACGCCAGCACCCCAGAAGCGCTTGAAGAACAGGTGCGCGCCGGCGCCTGCGGCCTGAAGCTGCATGAAGACTGGGGCACCACCCCCGCCACCATCGATGCCTGCCTGTCGGTGGCCGATCGAATGGATGTGCAGGTCTGCATCCACACCGACACCTTGAACGAAGCTGGCTTCGTGGAAGACACGATCGCCGCCATCAAAGGGCGCACCATTCACACCTTCCACACCGAAGGCGCCGGCGGTGGACACGCGCCAGACATCATCAAGATCTGCGGCGAGGCCAACGTGCTGCCGAGCAGCACCAACCCCACCCGGCCTTACACCCGCAACACCCTCGAGGAGCACCTCGACATGCTGATGGTGTGCCACCACCTAGATCCAAAGATCCCCGAGGACGTGGCCTTCGCCGAATCGCGGATCCGGCGCGAAACGATCGCCGCCGAAGACATCCTTCACGACCTCGGCTCCTTCTCAATCATCGCCAGCGACTCCCAGGCCATGGGCCGCGTGGGCGAGGTGATCACCCGCACCTTCCAGACCGCCCACAAGATGAAGGTGCAGCGCGGTGCCCTACCGGAAGACTCCGCTCGCAACGACAACCACCGGCTCAAGCGTTACATCGCAAAGGTGACGATCAACCCGGCGTTGGCCCACGGCATCAGCAGCGAAGTGGGGTCGATCGAAACCGGCAAGCTCGCCGATCTGGTGCTGTGGAAGCCGGGCTTCTTCGGCATTCGCCCGGAACTGGTAGTGAAGGGCGGTTCGATCGTCTGGGCCCAGATGGGCGATGCCAACGCCTCGATTCCCACCCCCGGCCCGGTGCACGGCCGGCCGATGTTCGGCGCCTTCGGCAAAGCCCTCGCCCCCAGTTGCCTCACCTTCGTGAGCGAAGCGGCGATGGATGCCGACATCCAACGCCAACTGGGGCTGGAGCGCACCTGCATGGCGGTGAGGGACACCCGCAGTGTGGGCAAGAGCGCCCTAAAGCTGAATTCAGCGCTGCCCAAGGTGAGCGTGGACCCGCAGACCTATGAGGTGTTCGCCGACGGTGAACTGCTCACCTGCGAGCCCGCCGAAGTGCTGCCCCTGGCCCAGCGCTACCTGTTGCTTTGA
- a CDS encoding type 1 glutamine amidotransferase, with amino-acid sequence MSPLLVVVQHVDHEDAALVGELARQRGLTLEILRPDRGDPLPDPKACANVIALVLGGPMSVNDRDQPGMDWLQQELDWLRAWHQQRRPVLGICLGAQLLAVAAGGSVQPLQVGAPPQQLRELGLGAIHWVANPSNEALLKGQPSSTLVLHWHGDRIHLPADATLLGSSLHCAEQVFRLGAHAIGLQCHLEIDGDALERWIANDHDYVVSALGAEGPDRLSRDWRRLGATLQEQGRNFFNAVLDQLIEISQAH; translated from the coding sequence TTGAGCCCCCTGCTGGTGGTGGTTCAACACGTGGACCACGAAGACGCCGCACTGGTGGGAGAGCTGGCGCGGCAACGGGGTCTGACACTCGAGATCCTGAGGCCCGACCGGGGCGACCCTCTTCCAGACCCGAAGGCGTGTGCCAACGTCATCGCTCTTGTGCTCGGCGGACCGATGAGCGTGAACGATCGCGACCAACCGGGCATGGACTGGTTGCAGCAGGAACTGGACTGGTTGAGGGCCTGGCACCAGCAACGCCGACCGGTACTGGGCATCTGCCTAGGGGCGCAGCTCCTGGCTGTGGCTGCGGGGGGCAGCGTGCAACCCCTGCAGGTGGGAGCACCACCACAGCAGCTAAGGGAACTGGGGCTCGGCGCGATTCACTGGGTCGCAAATCCCAGTAATGAGGCCCTGCTCAAGGGGCAACCAAGCAGCACCCTTGTGCTGCATTGGCATGGCGATCGCATCCACCTGCCGGCTGATGCAACCCTGCTGGGTTCTTCACTGCACTGTGCCGAACAGGTGTTTCGACTCGGAGCCCACGCCATTGGCCTGCAATGCCACCTCGAGATCGACGGTGATGCGCTTGAGCGCTGGATCGCCAACGACCACGACTACGTGGTGAGCGCCCTCGGAGCTGAAGGGCCCGATCGCCTGAGCCGGGACTGGCGCAGGCTGGGCGCCACGCTTCAGGAACAAGGCCGAAACTTCTTTAATGCTGTGCTCGATCAACTGATTGAGATCAGCCAGGCCCACTAA
- a CDS encoding DUF4278 domain-containing protein: MTTLLYRGQQYQQNNVTQGKPGVQLVYRRNAYQARQINNHRIPVQLVYRGVGYTR, translated from the coding sequence ATGACCACCCTTCTCTACCGCGGGCAGCAGTACCAGCAAAACAACGTCACTCAGGGCAAGCCTGGAGTGCAGCTGGTTTACCGCCGCAACGCGTACCAAGCCCGCCAGATCAACAACCACCGCATTCCGGTGCAGCTCGTTTACCGCGGTGTGGGCTACACGCGCTAG
- a CDS encoding DUF1028 domain-containing protein, translating to MTFSILARDPSNGRFGVAVATCHLAVGSTVPHIRAGVGAVATQAHTNPYLGICGLERLEQSSDAESVLASLLADDQHRDRRQFHLIDLDGRTACWTGQDCGPWAGHRHHRDLSVAGNCLVDDGVLAAMEQAFLTGDPSLKLGRRLMMALQAGEAAGGDHRSPFCTSAAVQVSGEAAFPLLDLRVDFHERAVEQLMEVYERSQALWAQEWRDELSELPMLNRLVA from the coding sequence GTGACCTTTTCGATCCTGGCCCGGGATCCCAGTAACGGTCGTTTCGGCGTGGCCGTGGCCACCTGTCATTTGGCCGTTGGATCCACTGTGCCCCACATCCGCGCGGGGGTTGGTGCTGTCGCCACCCAGGCCCATACCAATCCGTATCTGGGGATTTGTGGCCTTGAGCGCCTGGAGCAGAGTTCTGATGCCGAAAGCGTTCTGGCCAGCCTTCTTGCAGATGATCAGCACCGTGACCGGCGTCAGTTTCACCTGATCGATCTGGACGGTCGCACGGCCTGTTGGACCGGGCAGGATTGCGGCCCTTGGGCAGGGCATCGTCATCACCGTGATCTGTCTGTTGCGGGCAATTGCTTGGTGGATGATGGTGTGTTGGCAGCCATGGAGCAGGCTTTTCTCACCGGCGACCCCAGCTTGAAACTGGGCCGCCGCCTGATGATGGCTCTCCAGGCTGGGGAAGCGGCTGGTGGTGACCATCGTTCTCCCTTTTGCACGTCAGCGGCGGTGCAGGTGAGCGGTGAAGCGGCTTTCCCGCTGTTGGATCTGCGCGTTGATTTCCACGAGCGCGCCGTGGAGCAGTTGATGGAGGTGTATGAGCGCAGTCAGGCCCTTTGGGCCCAGGAGTGGAGGGATGAACTGTCGGAGTTGCCGATGCTCAACCGTTTGGTGGCTTGA
- a CDS encoding Zn-dependent hydrolase, with the protein MPALISASPITSESQIEPAKIAARPIRERLVATIEQLASIGAKPDGSVCRRGFSPEDVQGRDLLAHWMKQLGMQVRVDAAGNLIGRLEGLDPLRPALVTGSHLDTVPTGGRFDGALGVLAGLEACRALQDQGLRLRHGIELIAFADEESTMVGCKGLSGTASNDPESYATSNSQPIQDNLARIGGHWSSLASARRSDEAYAAFLELHVEQGGVLEQRGDAIGVVEGVVGQRRFSINVKGQANHAGTTPMGLRQDALVAASRLVLAVEAMASRHPGDPVATVGRLEVWPNAANVVPGAVSLTVDLRDVDPTVLDQLVEELMQQVERIGAETGCPIAVDPQFSVDPTPADAVVMATIVEAAADLGLSHSHLPSRASHDAQEVGRRWPMGMIFVPSRGGLSHSAAEFTSDEQCWAGTAVLLETLLRLDRQLP; encoded by the coding sequence TTGCCAGCGCTCATCTCGGCTTCTCCGATCACTTCTGAATCGCAGATCGAACCAGCCAAGATTGCGGCGCGACCAATCCGTGAGCGTTTGGTCGCAACGATTGAGCAGTTGGCCAGCATTGGAGCCAAGCCCGATGGAAGCGTCTGTCGACGCGGATTCTCGCCGGAGGATGTGCAGGGCCGAGATTTGCTGGCCCACTGGATGAAGCAGCTCGGCATGCAGGTGCGTGTTGATGCGGCTGGCAACTTGATCGGACGCCTGGAAGGCCTCGATCCCCTCCGCCCTGCCCTGGTGACTGGGTCGCACCTCGACACGGTTCCCACCGGTGGACGTTTTGATGGAGCCCTCGGGGTGTTGGCCGGTCTGGAAGCCTGCCGCGCACTTCAAGACCAGGGCCTGCGCCTGCGGCACGGCATCGAGTTGATCGCCTTTGCCGACGAGGAGTCGACCATGGTGGGTTGCAAGGGCTTGTCGGGCACGGCCTCCAATGACCCGGAGAGTTATGCCACCAGCAACAGTCAGCCGATTCAGGACAACCTGGCGCGCATCGGCGGCCATTGGTCCTCCCTGGCCTCAGCTCGACGCTCAGATGAGGCCTATGCCGCTTTTCTGGAGTTGCATGTTGAGCAGGGCGGTGTCCTCGAGCAGCGCGGCGATGCCATCGGTGTTGTGGAGGGTGTTGTCGGTCAGCGTCGGTTCAGCATCAATGTGAAGGGCCAGGCCAACCACGCCGGCACCACACCGATGGGGTTGCGACAGGACGCCCTCGTGGCGGCCTCGCGTCTTGTTCTTGCCGTTGAGGCCATGGCCTCCCGTCATCCCGGAGATCCAGTGGCGACGGTAGGTCGACTGGAGGTTTGGCCCAATGCCGCCAACGTTGTCCCCGGCGCTGTCTCTCTGACCGTTGACCTCAGGGATGTGGATCCGACCGTTCTCGATCAGTTGGTGGAGGAGTTGATGCAGCAGGTGGAACGCATCGGTGCAGAAACAGGCTGCCCGATTGCGGTGGACCCCCAGTTCAGCGTTGATCCTACCCCTGCTGATGCGGTGGTGATGGCCACGATCGTTGAGGCCGCGGCCGATCTCGGCCTGTCCCACAGCCATCTCCCCAGCCGTGCCAGCCACGATGCGCAGGAGGTTGGCCGCCGTTGGCCGATGGGCATGATTTTTGTGCCCAGCCGGGGCGGCCTGAGTCATTCCGCTGCAGAGTTCACTAGTGACGAGCAGTGCTGGGCGGGCACCGCGGTGCTGCTGGAAACGTTGCTGCGGCTCGACCGTCAGCTGCCGTGA
- the asnB gene encoding asparagine synthase (glutamine-hydrolyzing) — MCGIGGVFNADRQQTVDRQLLVNMAAIQAHRGPDGFGVEVLDQAGVGFCHARLSIIDLNESRARQPFLTDDGEVLMAHNGEFYDFQRIRADLTAQGVRFSSKSDSEILLRLYQRQGLEATLPLLRGEFAFALFDRSEDCLYLVRDRFGIKPQYWAITPEGLVFGSELKVLFAHPAVERRFTSEGLFHQLMQTMVPGTTAFAGVHQVKPGHVLKVQRVNGHLEVSESTYWDVDFPRKDERDPKRTEADYIAAVRAALLEAVELRMVADVPVGCYLSGGIDSCSILGLASAVSQAPVKAFTIGFDDARYDESPIAREMAEATGAEQDLMRLSGQELYGHMERTIWHAERTIYNTLAVAKFLMSRHVNDVDYKVVMTGEGSDELFGGYPAFRRDMFLHGLDDLPQEERASWESLLQQSNALVKGAMLAENQVDDPDLDAVVGFTPSCLQPWLACAPLVPELLAESHAAALEGYSPGKAIAEQLDADQLDGRHALDKAQYVWIKTMLEGQILTWGGDRVDMANSMEARPAFLDHHLAAVAVQVPPELRIKGKTEKYVLREAMAGLLPEVLYRREKFAFMAPPAHTEPEKWGQMKQLADDYLSDEAIDSAGLLSKAGVLALFERHEDPATTDAERVQMDAVINHLLGVQMLHRMFVAEDVPALARREADRLGWRVLMPV, encoded by the coding sequence ATGTGCGGAATCGGAGGTGTTTTCAACGCAGACCGTCAACAGACGGTGGATCGCCAGCTGCTGGTCAACATGGCGGCGATTCAGGCCCATCGCGGGCCCGATGGCTTCGGCGTTGAGGTGCTCGATCAGGCCGGCGTCGGCTTCTGCCATGCCCGGCTTTCGATCATTGACCTGAACGAGTCACGCGCCCGGCAGCCCTTCCTCACCGATGACGGTGAGGTGTTGATGGCTCATAACGGTGAGTTCTACGACTTCCAGCGAATCCGGGCTGACCTCACCGCCCAGGGGGTGCGCTTCAGCAGCAAGAGCGATTCCGAGATCCTGCTGCGGCTGTACCAACGTCAGGGCCTCGAGGCGACCCTGCCCCTGTTGCGCGGTGAGTTCGCCTTCGCCTTGTTTGATCGCTCCGAAGACTGCCTCTACCTGGTGCGGGATCGCTTCGGCATCAAACCGCAGTACTGGGCGATTACGCCGGAGGGTCTGGTGTTCGGTTCCGAATTGAAGGTGCTGTTCGCCCATCCGGCGGTGGAGCGACGTTTCACCTCGGAGGGTCTGTTCCACCAGTTGATGCAGACCATGGTGCCCGGCACCACCGCCTTCGCCGGGGTGCACCAGGTGAAGCCCGGCCACGTGCTCAAGGTGCAACGGGTGAATGGGCATCTGGAGGTGTCCGAGTCCACCTACTGGGACGTCGACTTTCCGCGCAAGGACGAGCGGGACCCCAAGCGAACCGAAGCCGACTACATCGCTGCCGTTCGTGCGGCATTGCTGGAGGCCGTTGAGCTGCGCATGGTGGCCGACGTGCCGGTGGGTTGTTATCTCTCCGGCGGCATCGACAGCTGTTCGATCCTCGGCTTGGCGTCAGCCGTGAGCCAGGCGCCGGTGAAGGCGTTCACGATCGGGTTTGACGACGCCCGTTACGACGAGTCGCCGATTGCCCGGGAGATGGCCGAAGCCACCGGCGCTGAGCAGGATCTGATGCGTCTCTCGGGCCAGGAGCTCTATGGCCATATGGAACGCACCATCTGGCATGCGGAGCGAACGATCTACAACACCCTGGCGGTGGCCAAGTTCTTGATGAGCCGCCATGTCAACGATGTGGATTACAAGGTTGTGATGACCGGTGAAGGCTCAGATGAGCTGTTCGGCGGCTATCCCGCCTTTCGCCGCGACATGTTCCTCCACGGTCTCGATGACCTGCCGCAGGAGGAGCGCGCCAGCTGGGAAAGCCTGTTGCAGCAGTCCAATGCCCTGGTGAAAGGGGCGATGCTGGCTGAAAACCAGGTGGATGACCCCGATCTCGATGCGGTGGTTGGTTTTACCCCCAGTTGCCTTCAGCCTTGGTTGGCCTGTGCGCCCTTGGTGCCGGAGCTTCTGGCGGAGTCCCACGCCGCAGCCCTGGAGGGTTACTCGCCGGGCAAGGCGATTGCCGAGCAACTGGATGCGGATCAACTGGACGGGCGCCACGCCCTGGACAAGGCTCAGTACGTCTGGATCAAGACCATGCTGGAGGGCCAGATCCTCACCTGGGGCGGTGATCGGGTCGACATGGCCAATTCCATGGAGGCGCGACCCGCCTTCCTCGATCACCATCTGGCTGCGGTGGCGGTGCAGGTGCCGCCCGAACTGCGGATCAAGGGGAAAACCGAGAAATATGTGCTGCGGGAAGCCATGGCGGGCCTGTTGCCGGAGGTGTTGTACCGGCGTGAGAAGTTCGCCTTCATGGCCCCACCAGCCCACACGGAGCCTGAGAAGTGGGGGCAGATGAAGCAGCTCGCCGACGACTACCTCAGTGATGAGGCGATCGATTCCGCTGGTTTGTTGAGCAAAGCCGGCGTGCTCGCCTTGTTTGAGCGTCACGAGGACCCGGCCACCACCGACGCGGAGCGTGTGCAGATGGATGCTGTGATCAATCACCTGCTTGGCGTGCAGATGCTGCACCGCATGTTTGTGGCGGAAGACGTGCCAGCCCTCGCCCGCCGGGAGGCGGACCGCCTGGGCTGGCGGGTGCTGATGCCCGTTTGA
- a CDS encoding aspartate/ornithine carbamoyltransferase family protein, translating to MAQAKTAVVDASSVQIRFEPMGPDVYGQNQPQELLAAIAEDVEPLKDLVDQHVVSIQPFRPEVLLQVFRLAAKFESNPDRYCRHNTPLTGKILINAFYEPSTRTRLSFDSAWHRLGGTSINITDRATTGIAKGESLEDVAHMFNNYGDCVVLRDSDPGAVYAMTSTLRIPIINAGNGIDEHPTQAMADLYTIFKWRPKLAEAEVTPADRIRIGIVGIPSRMRTVRSLLRILAKFPQTVDEVVVIHAPELEPDQPLFDPGQLEELEACGMKVRSSTDLQAEVPDLDVVYINAIAWVGDSYEVHGGGFRLTRDMPFKPEAIVLHPLARGAELSTCLDDTPHNWYFSQARGAVFLRMALLTCMVDRAERVMDVI from the coding sequence ATGGCACAGGCCAAAACAGCAGTTGTGGACGCGTCTTCGGTTCAGATTCGGTTTGAGCCGATGGGGCCTGATGTCTACGGGCAGAATCAACCCCAGGAGCTGCTGGCTGCCATTGCTGAAGATGTTGAACCTTTGAAGGATTTGGTGGATCAGCACGTGGTGTCGATCCAACCGTTTCGCCCCGAGGTTTTGTTGCAGGTGTTTCGCCTGGCGGCGAAGTTTGAGAGCAATCCAGATCGCTATTGCCGTCACAACACGCCACTCACCGGCAAGATTCTGATCAACGCGTTTTACGAACCAAGCACGCGCACCCGGCTGTCCTTTGACAGTGCCTGGCACCGACTTGGCGGTACCTCCATCAACATCACCGACAGGGCCACCACAGGGATCGCCAAGGGCGAGTCTCTCGAAGATGTCGCCCATATGTTCAACAACTACGGCGATTGTGTGGTGCTTCGGGACAGCGATCCCGGTGCCGTTTACGCGATGACGTCCACCCTTCGGATCCCGATCATCAACGCTGGAAATGGGATCGATGAGCATCCCACCCAGGCGATGGCCGATCTGTACACGATCTTCAAGTGGCGCCCCAAGCTTGCTGAAGCTGAAGTGACACCCGCTGATCGGATTCGCATTGGGATCGTCGGAATCCCTTCGCGGATGAGAACGGTTCGCTCCCTGTTGAGGATCCTGGCCAAATTCCCGCAGACCGTGGACGAGGTCGTGGTGATTCACGCCCCCGAGTTGGAGCCTGATCAGCCGCTGTTCGACCCAGGACAGTTGGAGGAGCTTGAAGCTTGTGGGATGAAGGTGCGCTCCAGCACGGATCTTCAGGCTGAAGTGCCCGACTTGGATGTCGTTTACATCAATGCCATTGCCTGGGTCGGCGACTCCTATGAAGTACACGGCGGAGGATTCCGCCTCACCCGCGACATGCCGTTCAAACCGGAAGCGATCGTGCTCCATCCCTTGGCGCGTGGAGCGGAACTCAGCACCTGCTTGGATGACACGCCCCACAACTGGTATTTCAGTCAGGCGAGGGGAGCTGTGTTCCTGCGGATGGCCCTCCTCACCTGCATGGTGGATCGGGCCGAACGCGTGATGGATGTGATCTGA
- a CDS encoding sodium:solute symporter family protein — MSADSVPFLQPGIAWALVVLFSVLWVSLGIAWGRRGQGNADDYMLAGRNIGLALSTATLMASWVTGNTTLLAPEFGYKTGLWGMFSYALAGLGLILFAPLASRIKQLMPNGRTSGDFIRLRYGRLAWWVFMLITAIYTLGFLMTQAMGAGLLLQALSGFDYHVGMMVVIGVATFYTLFGGMRAVIGTDFIQSLLIMVLLAVVAVLAFRQFPMPEVHASLLARHPDRLDLLLPAGLLIAWNSALFSMGEVFHNNIWWSRVFASRRSVVMASFVLGGIAWMSVPMVTGSIGLVALARELPLEQVNMVFPVMAADLLGAGGAALVFVVVFASLTSTLDSLLASTADLLAEDVYFRLLRPQASDLQLKQAARLMVVGLAVVTLALSWPRLDSLASVLFFTGALVASTVWPVACGLYWRTANRTAAIAAMLAGSVVGLLAYVLIAPYCAAVFSAAVSAVVMLMGSRIWPERFDFTLLQEEG; from the coding sequence ATGTCCGCTGACTCGGTTCCCTTCCTTCAGCCCGGGATCGCCTGGGCGTTGGTGGTGCTGTTCTCTGTTCTCTGGGTGTCGCTGGGGATTGCCTGGGGCCGGCGCGGTCAAGGCAATGCCGACGACTACATGCTTGCGGGGCGCAACATCGGGCTGGCTCTAAGTACGGCCACGTTGATGGCCTCCTGGGTCACCGGCAACACCACCCTGCTCGCCCCTGAATTCGGTTACAAAACCGGCCTCTGGGGCATGTTCAGCTATGCCCTGGCCGGGCTTGGCCTGATTCTGTTCGCCCCCCTGGCCTCGCGGATCAAGCAGTTGATGCCCAACGGGCGCACCAGTGGCGACTTCATTCGCCTGCGCTACGGGCGTCTGGCCTGGTGGGTGTTCATGCTGATCACCGCGATCTATACCCTGGGCTTTCTGATGACCCAGGCGATGGGTGCTGGCCTGCTGCTGCAGGCCCTTTCAGGCTTTGATTACCACGTGGGAATGATGGTGGTGATTGGTGTTGCCACCTTCTACACCCTGTTCGGCGGAATGCGGGCCGTGATCGGCACCGATTTCATCCAGTCGCTGTTGATCATGGTGTTGCTGGCGGTGGTGGCGGTGCTCGCCTTCCGCCAATTCCCGATGCCCGAGGTGCATGCCTCATTGCTGGCCAGGCATCCCGATCGGCTTGATCTGCTGCTGCCGGCGGGCTTGTTGATCGCCTGGAATTCCGCCCTCTTTTCGATGGGCGAGGTGTTTCACAACAACATCTGGTGGTCCCGGGTCTTCGCCAGTCGGCGCTCGGTGGTGATGGCCTCTTTTGTTTTGGGGGGCATCGCCTGGATGAGCGTGCCGATGGTGACGGGCTCCATCGGCCTGGTGGCCCTGGCACGTGAGCTGCCTCTCGAGCAGGTGAACATGGTCTTCCCCGTGATGGCCGCTGATCTGCTCGGGGCCGGCGGCGCGGCCCTGGTGTTTGTGGTGGTGTTTGCCTCGCTCACCTCTACCTTGGATTCGTTGCTGGCATCCACCGCCGATCTGTTGGCGGAGGATGTGTACTTTCGCCTGTTGCGGCCTCAGGCCAGCGACCTGCAGCTCAAGCAGGCGGCGCGGCTGATGGTGGTGGGACTTGCCGTCGTCACCCTTGCGTTGTCCTGGCCGCGGCTTGATTCGCTGGCGTCGGTGCTGTTCTTCACCGGTGCCCTGGTGGCCTCCACGGTCTGGCCTGTGGCGTGTGGTCTCTACTGGCGCACAGCCAACCGCACGGCTGCCATTGCGGCCATGCTCGCCGGCAGCGTTGTGGGCCTGCTCGCCTATGTGCTGATCGCGCCCTATTGCGCTGCTGTGTTTTCGGCGGCCGTGTCGGCGGTTGTGATGCTGATGGGCAGTCGGATCTGGCCGGAACGCTTCGACTTCACCTTGTTGCAGGAGGAGGGATGA